In Primulina huaijiensis isolate GDHJ02 chromosome 16, ASM1229523v2, whole genome shotgun sequence, a single genomic region encodes these proteins:
- the LOC140961352 gene encoding mitochondrial thiamine diphosphate carrier 2-like, with the protein MEDQGKLKGPLIHATAGAISGAVSRTVTSPLDVIKIRFQVQLEPISQWALLRRDANGPSKYTGMLQATKDIFREEGLRGFWRGNVPALLMVMPYTAIQFAVLHKVKTLVSGSSKSEDHINLSPYLSFVSGGLAGCAATVGSYPFDLLRTVLASQGEPKVYPNMRAAFVGILETRGIRGLYAGLTPTLIEIVPYAGLHFGTYDTFKRWTMAWNHDRSYTRQTDDSLTGFQLFVCGLAAGTCAKTVCHPLDVVKKRFQIEGLRRDPRYGAGVKHHAYRNMYHALKQILHAEGWAGLYKGITPSVVKAAPASAVTFVAYEFSSDWLQSLLI; encoded by the exons ATGGAAGATCAGGGGAAGCTGAAAGGGCCTTTGATTCATGCCACCGCGGGTGCAATATCAGGTGCTGTATCAAGAACTGTCACGTCTCCACTGGATGTAATTAAAATCAGATTCCAG GTTCAGCTGGAACCCATTTCACAGTGGGCTTTACTTCGCCGAGATGCAAATGGTCCATCAAAATATACTGGGATGCTGCAAGCGACCAAGGACATATTTAGGGAGGAAGGTTTACGG GGGTTTTGGAGGGGAAATGTTCCAGCCCTACTGATGGTTATGCCATATACAGCTATTCAATTTGCTGTTTTGCACAAAGTGAAGACTTTAGTTTCTGGTTCTTCGAAGTCAG AAGATCACATTAATTTAAGCCCATACCTTTCATTTGTTAGCGGGGGATTAGCAGGCTGTGCTGCTACTGTAGGTTCCTATCCATTTGATCTTCTAAGAACCGTTCTAGCTTCACAGGGAGAGCCAAAG GTTTACCCTAACATGCGGGCTGCATTTGTTGGCATACTTGAAACTCGGGGCATTCGAGGTTTGTATGCTGGATTGACACCTACACTGATTGAGATAGTTCCTTATGCTGGTTTGCATTTCGGAACCTACGATACATTCAAACGGTGGACAATG GCTTGGAACCACGACCGATCTTATACGAGACAAACTGATGATTCCCTCACTGGCTTCCAGCTATTTGTTTGTGGCTTGGCTGCTGGAACATGTGCTAAAACTGTGTGCCATCCCCTTGATGTTGTTAAGAAAAGATTTCAG ATAGAAGGACTGCGAAGGGATCCAAGATATGGAGCTGGAGTAAAGCATCACGCTTACAGAAATATGTATCATGCTCTCAAGCAAATTTTGCATGCAGAGGGTTGGGCCGGTCTTTATAAGGGCATCACCCCATCTGTTGTCAAAGCAGCGCCTGCTAGTGCTGTAACTTTTGTTGCTTATGAATTTTCATCGGACTGGCTGCAGTCCCTTTTGATTTGA